From the genome of Flavobacterium branchiarum:
AAAAAGCGATGGAACTGTACAGGATAGAAATCATTCAACTATTGGCTACATAAAAAGTGATGGTAAAGTCGAAGATCGCAATCACAGTACAATTGTTACGCTCGAGGTAAAAAATAAAGAATGGGCTGCTGTAGTTTATTTCTTTTTCAAGTTTGAGTAAATAACTTACTGACTACATTTATTTTAAATCATAATCCCGATAGCTATCCGGTACTATGTTAAGAAAGACGTTTCACTTAAAATAAAGCGCATAGCTATGTGAAAAAATATTTTCTTAAATCATTTTTATGAGCAAATTTATTCTGATGGCTATCGGAACTATGTCTCTATGTGTGTTAAATAGTTTTTCACAATTTTAGACGGATTCATAATCACTAAGATGCGACTTTATACTGCTTCTTTCAGATTCTATCCCTAAGTACTTATAAAACCTGCGATTTTCAGGAGTAAATCTGTTTTATCTGCATTCTGATTCGTTACCAACAACGGGTTAATAATACCAAGCTAGATTCCTCTTTTCAATAATCATAAATGCTATTCTTGAATGCAGCAAACGTAAATACTAGAGAACAAACACGTTTATTCTATAGTATTTCAACCTTTTTTTATTTAACTTAGCGCAACGTTTTTAG
Proteins encoded in this window:
- a CDS encoding 5-fold beta-flower protein; this translates as KSDGTVQDRNHSTIGYIKSDGKVEDRNHSTIVTLEVKNKEWAAVVYFFFKFE